tttttcagtagcCGGTaaaatcctgtgtgtgtgtatatatatatatatatatatatatatatatatatatatatatatatatatatatatatatatatatatatatatatatatattgtggatGAATAGCATGATCCTCAGGATCTCATCACAGTATCTTTGTGAATTCAAAATGCctttaataaaatgcatttcTGTTCATTGCCCATATCATACGCCTCCCCATACCATAACCCCACCGCCACTATGGGCCACTTGAACCACAGCAAACCACTCACCCACACAACGCCATACATCTGCCCTTTAGAGTGAAAATCGGCATTCATCCGTGAAAAGAACACCTTTCCAATGCCAGACGCCATTGAATATGAGCATTTACCCACTCAAGTTGGACACAATGACAAACTGCAATCAGGTTGAGACCCCAATGAGGACATCGAGCATGGAGATGAGCTTCCCTGAGACGGACTTTGATAGTTTGTGCTGAATTTTTGGGGTTATGCAAACTGATTGTTGCAGAAGCTCTCTGGGTGGTTGGTCTCAGGCGATCTTGGAGGTGGATGTGGAGGTCCTGGGCTGTTGTGGTTGCACGTGGTCTGCAGTTGTGAGGCCTGTGGGATGTACTGCCAAATTTTCTGAAACGGCTTATGGTAGAGAAATGAACAATCAGTTCACAGGCAACAGCTCTGGTGGACATTTCTGCAGTCAGCATGACAATTGCTCAAATCTTGTGACATCTGTGGCATTGTGCTGTGTGATTTTAGAGTGGCCTTTTTTGTGGCCAGCCTAAGGCACACTTGTGCAATAATCATCATCAACAATCATATGCCACACCTGTGAGGTGGATGGATTATCTcagcaaaggagaagtgctcactaacacagatttatAGTTATAATATTAACAGAATATTTGTTAACAGTATTTTAGACAATAATTGctaaaatatttcaaaacaaaaaaattattggaCATTATATCAGTTTGTTACACTGTGTCACACTACAATTTAATTTGGTTTATTCAGTTCTTTGTAGGGCTCTCAAAGCATGAAAATGgattcatttttgttttttttccagggAAGACCATAACTTTTGCCCGAAATGTGGACATTCCTCGGTCTGCGTCCAACTTTCGTTTTTTTGCTTCATCTGTCCTGCATCACACTAATGACTGCAGTCAGATGGATCACATGGGCTGTCTCAACTACACAGTTCGCTGTCCTGTAGGAGTGGGTATGTGTCAGTCTCTACATACAGTTCTATTGCTCTTTTTTGTAAATCACTCTTTTCGGATGGTTAATATAAGTTAATTCCCTGTCTATAGCTGGTCTTATTAGCCCATGGAACCTGCCACTGTATCTCCTGACCTGGAAGATTGCCCCAGCTGTTGCTACAGGCAACACTGTGGTTGCAAAACCTAGTGAAATGACCTCAGTCACTGCCTGGATGATGTGTCAGCTATTGGAGGAAGCCGGTGAGTGATTTGTATGTGTGTCTGGGACAGATTTGTTAATTAGCTCTTCTCAGGGTACATTGATagctttgtttttttcttattaCATCTGAATTGAGTGAATGTTTCTATAAaatatgtgtttgtgtcttCCAGGCTTTCCACCCGGTGTCGTCAACATTGTCTTTGGTACGGGCCCACGAGCCGGAGATGCACTGGTGTCTCACCCTGACGTACCGTTGATCTCATTTACAGGGAGCACGGCTACAGCAAGACTAATAACAGAACGCAGTGCGCCATATTGTAAGAAGCTTTCATTGGAGCTTGGTGGAAAAAACCCAGCTGTTATATTTGCTGATGCTGACATGGAGCAATGCATCAGCACTACTGTACGATCTAGCTTCTCCAATCAGGTAGGCTCATGCACAGCTCGACCAATCAGGTTATATTTTCATTTAGCTTCGTCAATTACACTAATGCTTTCTTTTGtccatttgcaaaaaaaaagtatgccATTACTGAGATCATCCAATCAAAATATTGCAGATATCACAATTGGCATTGACTTTAAATGACTTTAGCCTAGTGCTGAATAACATACTACTAAACAGTTTGAAATGTTTCTATACAGTATGATTAATGGGTGTAAAAAGGTACTTttctataatataataatgtaatatagtAATAGCCATTGTTATTTAGTATTATTTGCACTATTTTagtatttattaaatgtttaattgttatattaattgtaatataatataataatagcaagtgctattttagtattatttacactatattatattattattaatgtattattgtaatatataataatatgtaataataataacagccagtgttattttagtattgttGCACCATTAtagtgtttattaatatttttaattggctttacattttttagcattttaacatttcttatttggTTGAGGCTTTTCATCTAAAATGTATTCTATtctatttcagctttatttaatttagctaaaagttgtttttttttaaatagttttagtttACAGTAACATCAATTATGATACTCCATTGATCCTCAATTGGGAAATGTTTATTATACTGTCACAAACCTTTTTTTAACGGGATAACAGTAACGCCATGCAGTTCTATTTTCTGCCACACTGTGGTGCTCAGAATACAGCATTGAACATTGTGTTCTCACACTCTTTCCCTCTccatctctttttctctctcaggCCTTCACACcatactcacacaaacacatcatcGCTGTGCTAATATTTAAAGTGTCCATATATAATTACTTTACACAGCCCAGTGTTAATTGTGAGATTTACTTAAGAACTTATTTGCATcttttcctcttctttttcaGGGAGAGATCTGTCTGTGTACCAGCAGAATATTCGTTGAACGGAGCATTTACCCAGAATTCCTCACTCGTTTCGTGGAGGCGGCTCGTCGGTGGAAAACTGGAGTGCCCTCTGACCCCTCCAACGACAATGGAGCGCTCATCAGCAAAGAGCATCTACAGAAGGTTGGATGATAATcacaaacatgtttttattgttataaCATGCAGCAatgttaagtgtgtgtgtgtgtgtgtgtgggactaCATTCcttatctctctctctatctctgttcGTATAAAATCCTATTTCTATGTTTGCAAACagaaaaatgcttttaaaacatCTAAATTGCCTGCTAACTTTTACAGGTTAAAGGTTATGTTGCTTTGGCGCTGGCAGAAGGTGCGCAGGTGCATTGTGGGGAGGGTGTGGACAACCTTACCCTTCCACAGCATAATGCGAATGGCTATTTCATGTTGCCCACCGTCATTTCCGGGATAAAAGACTCCTCCGCATTGATGCAGGAAGAGATTTTCGGTCCCGTAACCTGTGTGACACCCTTCGATGAAGAGGAGGAAGTGATATCAAGGGCCAACGGAGTGCGTTACGGTTTATCCGCCACTGTGTGGTCCCAAGATGTGGGGCGCGTACACAGGGTTGCTAGGAAACTGCAGGCTGGGTTGGTGTGGACCAACTGCTGGCTGGTCAGAGATTTAAATCTTCCATTCGGTGGCATGAAAAACTCTGGCATTGGTCGAGAGGGGGGGAAAGACTCATATCACTTCTTCACAGAGGTTAAAGCTATCACCATCAAACACTGACTCAGGATGAAGCAATGCACTCTGTGATTCATGAGTCATTTCAAATCTGTGTGAATATTATGTAGAGGAAGCAATCAGACATAATATGATTGGGAATAAAGTTTGAATGTGGGTGAATCATTTTAAGACAAACCAGGGTTAAATTGTATTGTTTGGAAGTTGCAGTTTCATAGCTTAGAGACTTACTGGAGTTTTCAGTTCTGTTTTAATTATCGGCTTTAAAAGTTTTCCCTAAAATATTTtaggaaaaacaaaaaagacacCCTTGAATTAGATGAATGTGACTTGATTGAAGACTGCGTCTTGGAGTTCAGAATAGCAGGAGGGCTCCATTTGCTCTCCATTTCATCATATTGCTTTCTAGGAGAAACAACTGAGATATCAAAGAGATCTTACATGGGATTTTAGATCCTATTGGGACGCCATATGTGTGCAAAGATTGGGATTAATCCTATTAGGTCTTCAGACTTCTGTGTGTTACTTTCTCACAGCTGGGTGCATGTATTAATGTGCCGTTTCCAAGAATTATCTGTGTTTGAGTTTTACCCAGTGTGGGAAGTGGGAAATCTGACGCATAGCacagcacacacatacacaattcGGCCTAATCTCTGCAAAATCCCACAACTGTTCTGTGCTTCAGAATGTTTCATATGAGTCAGAACAGCAAAGTGATGGACACAAGATAGATCTTTGTGTTTTTCATCTCTGATCGGGCCTCTCTGCTCTTCAGGGTAAATCTCGAATGCCTTAAAAAATGTGATTTGTAGGCCAGGAAAAGTCATGTGAATTAAcacaaacttaaaaaaataaaaaataaataaaaaacattgaaTTTGACTCGTTTAAATAGTTCTGGTGCGTTTTCTTGGTATGTTCAGCTCTAAGGTATTTCATTGGCTATAGATTATATTCTTTAAAATGGGTGTTTGAAAAAGACAGAAATGCCAGGAACAGTCTACGTGTCTGTGGTGCAGGAAAGCACAACAGAAGCAAGTGGAAAGCTCCAGCAGTGATATCTTGCATCTATATTGAAAAGTTTTCTCAGTTAATGAGGGGTGTGTGCACATTTGTGTGAAAAAACTGAGGGAAAAATGTGAATGTGTTCAGTCACGTCTCTGCGTGCTCACATAGCATCCGTGCTCAAAGGGCAGAGCCCTCACTGGCAGCTTTTATTTTGACTTGACCACAAGGCACAGGCAATGCCCCATACCACCCTgtatacgcacacacacacacacacacacacacacacacacacacacacacacacacacacacacacacacacacacacacacacacgcacaaaagCATTTAACCCATAATAACCATGGGCCTAGGTTCTTAAACTTTTACTATATACATATAtagtaccagtcaaaagtttggaaacattattatttttaatgtttttgaaagaagtcttttaggctcatcaagcctgcttttatttgatcaaaaatacaatcaatcaatctattTAACACATCTATGCtgaaagtattcatttcttttctttttttaaagaaagaaaaaaatacttttgaacggtagtgttacagaagtttaaatttaaaaaatgaatttaaaaagCTGTTTTTGTTAACCTTATTTAtgaaagaatcctgaaaaaagattcacaggttattaaaaataattaattttagaatgatttctgaaggatcatgtgacgccGAAGATTTGAATAATGGCTGATAAAAATTCAGCattcagaaataaattatatttaaaaattattttaaattgtaatactatttcacaatattagtttttgttctgtatttttgatcaaataaatacaagcTTGATTAGCATAAAAGaggcttcttttaaaaacattaaaaattgtaatttttcTAAATCAAAAGTTATTTTACAGTTCGTTGCATAGTGTGGCCTATAGTTAAAATATAAAACCTTAGGTTACTgtaataaaatgtgtgtgtgtgtgcataccAATATCTGTTAAAAGTTTTGAcgcatttttttaatgtttcatatgctcttaaaggattagttcaccccaaaattaaaatgctgtcattaattacgTACCCTCATGTCGAAGGTGAACCTGTGTTGAAGATatccacaaatgaagatatttttgttgaaatccgaagGCTCAgtaaggccttcattgacactaatgtcattcctctctcaagacccataaaaggcactaaagacgtcgttacaaagcccatctcactacagtggtttaTGAAGCAACCATactagtttttgtgtgcaaaaataaataaatatcgacTTATAGTGACGGGCCGATTTTAAACcaaagctttgaaccgttatgaatcagcgtatcgattcaagattcggatcgcgtgtaaAGCGCGTCACGTGACTGGCGATTCAAATCATGAATGATAGACTGAttttcataacggttcaaagctttgttttgaaatcgtccCATCagttatttaggtttttttgcgcacaaaaactattctcgtcgcttcataaaattattgtagaatcactgtagtgagatggacttttaacaacgtctttagtgccttttatgggtcttgagagaggaaatgacctGGTGGCAAGGGAAgatgaggtcttacgggtgtccaacaacatgaaggtaagtaattaattacagaatttgtatttttgggtgaactataaccCTTTAACGGGGTGCAtacaaagttttttatttttatttttttatagtgttAGTATTATGGTTAGtctataattttgttttatacctATGACATGTTTCCATTAAATACCCagacaaatgtgtgtgtgtgtaaaagtgtTTGAACCCAGAACAGCAATTTTCTGTTGAGGCTCTTGGTGGGTGGAGGGCATCTAATGCGCTGATGAATTGCCAAGTTGTGAGAAATATCACAAGTGTAAACAGGTTAAATAAACTGCCCTCTAAGTCTATCTCTCCCCATTCATTAATTTGGCTCTGGTGTGCGTGACCCAGGAAGAAAAGGGCGGAAGATCACGTAGCTTGTAAAACTTTCTGCAAAAGAAAAAAGCATGGAatacgtgtatgtgtgtgttttgtagtACACCCACCCAGTCCAGCCTTCTTGCCAACAGAGGCGTGGAGAGGGGTGGGAGAACGAAACGGTGATTGCTAATGatgcaggggcgtagccatcttttcagaagtgagggggacagaaatgtcgtaatgacattttttttttttggaccaatataatttatcgcatctcttgcttttaattgggcaagatatcaaatacactgctgaacaataaccattaattaatatctattatgttattctcctatttttttatgccaattttatgattggtttatatactacaaacacttctgcattaagactttgcagattttatgcaatgtaaaaataaaaaaaaagtattctaatgtaaaccatgctgttctctatgtgaatatatagtaaaatgcaatttattcctgtgatcaaagctgaatttatcatcattactccagtcttcagtgtcacatgatccttcactaatcattcccatatgaggatctgatgatcaacacacatttatgattattatcagttatgctgctcatggtgatgcttaatttttgtggaaaccatctaaacatttgtggtaaaattttaaaaagagctaaattaatacttttattgatcagacatgcattaaattgatcacaagtgatatttttaatattacaaattagataataattgatttaataaatgcaaataaatgctgtccattgaactttctattcaaaaaattatattcaaaaattctatagaatcctgaaaaataacatgtaggctatcatggtttccacaacatttttaagcagcacaactgttttcaacacagataataatcataaatgtttcttgattatgaaatcctcatataTGAataattagtgaaggatcatgtgacactgaagactggagtaatgatgataaatacagctttgatcacaggaataaattactatatattcacataggaaaaaagctgttttaatttgtaataatgtttcgaaatattacttttttaactatttttcattacataaatgcagccttggtgagcagaagatactaaacattaatcacatgatagcctactttattgtcaataaatagcctacatcgagatgacttgaaaaacacacataatattgtcgcaatcgtctgattgtcgtcgtcacgtttaatctctcataacgattgttttccttcagcagCGTGACTGGGTATTACGAATCCACTATTGGACTTTCTATgtgagcgccctcctcatattaggAATCGAAAAAaattacaggtcatgcatagattattttttgtctctgaatttaaatcttgatgtattcacattggtttctatgtaaatacacttgcccgtgacctcaagaagcgcgctataaaccgaggttagagaaggctgtttttagtgtccctgttaacttggccgtcgccgcgcagggtaacgccggatcgaatcccgctcggagcgggtcgactaggatcggtgagacccagtaaaagtgcgggggacgaaaatacattttattaaaagtgagggggacatgtcccccgcgtcccccgcgtaatctacgcccatgtaATGATgaataattgtgactttatttcTATTTATATAATATCACAATTGCAAATTTATCTCGGATTTGTGACTTTATACCCCAAAATGTGCTACTTTCCATAATTTATAGGTTTTGTTTTGCTCAGtgtgacttttaaaaaatatcctaAAACAATTATcctacaagtatttttactctGAGGTGGAAACAGGCTTTCATTCAgtaaaaataattattgtatTCACTAAATATCATAAAGCACACTTCATTTGTTGTAGGTCAACAGATATAAAGTTATGGTGCCTTTGAAGCCTGTCTGATATTAGTTTTCATATCTTGAGGGATATAGACATGCATTTACTGTCCAGCTTTCTGAAAGCAGCAGTTATGAGACTCATGATTAGGCCTATATGTAATCTATGTCTGCATATCTGTGTCTGtattttccatttaaaaaaattctaaatgtgtCCCTCGCCAGTTtgttttttagatattttgtctAGTTTGATCATGATAACCGGTTGTGCCCTTACTGATTTAACTTTGAACACATTTAAAATCCGTCCCGCCATTATTTCCAAAGCTACAATTATCACAGAAATTGTGAATAAAGTCTTCTGATTCCATGCTGGCCTACACATGACTCGGGACTTATGTAATTGTGTCTGTTGGCCTATTGCTAAAATTTAAGCTCCATGTGACACATATAAAATGCCAAAAAATAGATTTGGGTCAAACAAGTCAAACATTAATGATtgtatgtttaaacatgtttgtgaaCCTATTTGGATTTTGTCTGGGcaaacattaaaatgcattttcccATAATGCTGTGTCAGGACACATTGAGTTTATATAAGAGAGAGGTTGACCTCTCAGTTCTGACATCCTCCTTCATTTATCAGTCATATGGGGGCCGTAGTTCTCAGCATGACCACGGGTCTTGTGACATGCTCTGTTGGTGTCGATGCTCAAATGAATCCAAGTGTTGGATCACTTTCTGCTGACTAGTGTTTTACCATTAAAACCAGATGGTCTCGCTCCATGGAaacaacaccacacacacagcaaCAGAAAAGACAATACACACGGACACATTTTTGCATGATGATGAAATCATGCTCAGCATTCTTCTGTT
This region of Pseudorasbora parva isolate DD20220531a chromosome 6, ASM2467924v1, whole genome shotgun sequence genomic DNA includes:
- the aldh8a1 gene encoding 2-aminomuconic semialdehyde dehydrogenase, coding for MSKDMEYLVLENYIGGKFLPCSKLIDSFNPSTGEIYCKIPDSGPEEVDAAVRAAKEAFPDWSAKSPAERSKVLNKLADLIEARLEEFAQAESKDQGKTITFARNVDIPRSASNFRFFASSVLHHTNDCSQMDHMGCLNYTVRCPVGVAGLISPWNLPLYLLTWKIAPAVATGNTVVAKPSEMTSVTAWMMCQLLEEAGFPPGVVNIVFGTGPRAGDALVSHPDVPLISFTGSTATARLITERSAPYCKKLSLELGGKNPAVIFADADMEQCISTTVRSSFSNQGEICLCTSRIFVERSIYPEFLTRFVEAARRWKTGVPSDPSNDNGALISKEHLQKVKGYVALALAEGAQVHCGEGVDNLTLPQHNANGYFMLPTVISGIKDSSALMQEEIFGPVTCVTPFDEEEEVISRANGVRYGLSATVWSQDVGRVHRVARKLQAGLVWTNCWLVRDLNLPFGGMKNSGIGREGGKDSYHFFTEVKAITIKH